TTAGGCTTGATTTAACACATATTTTACTTTAATATTAAAATGAGTACTTGAGAAATGATTATTAGTATATAGTACTCTCATTACAAAATTTAAGTAGGTGATATTATACATGAATACAGTAGGTATTGTCGCAGAATATAACCCATTTCACAATGGTCATCTTTATCAATTGGAACAGGCAAAAAAAATGACGAATTCCCAATACACAGTTATCATAATGAGCGGCAATTTCGTTCAAAGAGGAGAACCTTCCATAGTAAATAAATGGACAAGAACTAGAATGGCTCTTCTAAATGGAGCTGATCTTGTAATTGAATTACCCGTTCATTTTTCTACCTCCAGTGCTGAGTTCTTTTCTTTTGCTTCAGTAAAATTATTAGATGATCTTGGCATTATTGATAACCTATGTTTTGGAAGTGAACTTGGAAATACTAATGAATTGGAAGAAATAGCATCAATATTATGCAACGAACCTGAATACTTCAAAGAGAAATTAAGCAATTATCTGAAAGAAGGATTCAGTTTTGCAACAGCACGTTCCCATGCCTTGACTGATTATCTGACTGACCATCATATATTAGATTTACCCAAAGATGAATTAACACAAATAATCAAATCACCAAATAATATATTAGGTATTGAATACATGAAATCATTATTAAAATTAAACAGTAAAATAAAACCCTATGCAGTTAAAAGGGTTGGGGCTTCATATCATGGAGATAATATAAGTGATAATTTGTCTTCTGCTTCTGCTATCAGAAAAATATTGAAGAAATCACCAAGCGACTTGAATACACTTGCTAAATATATGCCTTCATTAGCTTATGACCTTCTAGAAACATCAATAGAAGCTGGGGAAGGTCCTATATTTTTTGATGATTGTTCCTCGTTAATCAATTATAAACTAAAAGTTTCAACTAAAGATCAAATGGAAAATTGTATTGATGTAAGCGAAGGAATTCAAAACAGATTCAAGAAAGCGGTTATTAATTATAGTACAATAAGTGATATCATCGGTTATACACGTACTAGGAGATACCCAATATCCAGAATACAAAGAACGTTGCTTCACATTTTATTATCTCTACACAAAGAAGATTTCTGGAATTTTGTTGAAAATGGTTTTGCTCAATATGTAAAAATACTTGGTTTCAGAAAAGATAGCAGTGATTTATTGAAATCATTGAAGACCAATTGTAATCTACCTATCATTTCTAATGTAAAGGATAGCATTAATGTCCTTAATGATACTGGTCTTAAGATGTTAAAAGATGAAATCAAGTGCAGTGATATATATAATATCATAATCGGCGATAAATATGGTACACCTTGCAAAAATGATTATTCTCAACCAATCATAATAATATGAGATATAATCATTACAGTAATTTTTTATTCTAAAAAATATATATTGTAAATATACTTGTATTAATAATGTGCTATAAAGGGTAATATATGAAAACCAAAAAAATATCAAAAAGTTTTATAATGAATATGATACTTATAATACTGCTATTGACCATCTTAGTACTTCCAAAAACCTCTATGGAAGCTGCTAAAAACGGTTTATTATTATGGTTTAATGTTATAATCCCAACTTTGTTTCCATTCATTCTCTTATCTAACTTGATAATAAATACTAATATAATTAATTATATCAATTATATATTTACTGGATTAATGACTAGATTATTTAATTTACCTGGAGTAGCAGGCTATGCTTTAATTACAGGATTATTGTCTGGTTATCCAGTAGGAGCTAAGATAACTGCTGACTTGCTGAATAAAAAGGCTATAAATTCAACTCAAGCACAGTATATGTTAACTTTTTGCAATAATGCAAGCCCCATGTTTATCATTGGATTCATAGCAACAGGTTTGTTGGATAATTCCCGTATTGGAATCTTTATGTTAATAACCATATATGCAGCAAACCTAATAACTGCTTTTATTTATAGAGTAATTTATGGAAAAAATTTACCTGTCATAAAGAAATCCACCTTCAAATCGAAAGTTAATGAATCAATTAATTTTTCTCTTTTTGATGATTGTATAATGAATGCGATAACCCTCATAGTAAAAATAGGTGGTTATATAATATTTTTCTCAATAATATTAAATTGTTTCTACCTTATTCCTATAAAAGACAGCTTAATCAAAAACTTTTTGTTCAGTTTGATAGAACTATCTAATGGCGCTAAAATATTAGTAAATTGTAATTCTTCAATACAAGTTACCTTTGTTTTATTATGTACATTAGTGTCCTTTGGTACTTTTTCCGTTCATGCTCAAACAGCAAGTGTTCTTGCTGATACAAAATTAAATATAAATAAATATATCTTGTCCAAAATAATAAATGCTGTAATAACATTTATTACAGCACTTTTAATAACTCCATTAATAATCTAACTAATACTATGTACTTTTTTTCTTTACTTTTCTATTCTGAAGATCTTGTCTATTTTCATTTAATGTCTCTAGCTGAATCTTCATGAATTCTTCCAGCTGTTCATATACTTTATGTGTCTCAAATAATGTTTCTTTGGTGGATTCTTCTATCTTACTTATTATTTCATCTGCATATTCATATGCACCTAGTTTCAATTCTCTTGAAGTATTCTTTGCTTCTGTAAGAATTATCTCTGCTTCAGAATAAGCCTGTTGCATTATCTCATGCTCATTAATCAATTCAAGCATCTTATTCTCGGTTTCTTTTTCAACATTCTCAGCATTCTTCTTAGCATCCATTATTATCTTATCTTTTTCATCTATGACTCTCTGACATCGTTTAATTTCCTCTGGCAACTTTAATCTCATATCCGTCATCAATTCATATATGACTTCTGGATTTACCATTATTTTATTAGAAAAAGGCACTTTACTACAACTTTCAAAATAATCTTCCATCTCATTTATCAAATCCATTATGCTACTCACTTTATCAAACCCCCTCTTATATAAATTAGGACTTATTGTCTTTGAATTTTTTATTCATATATTCAGCTGTCTCCAGCGGAACCATTTTGCTTATATCACCACCATACATAGCAACTTCTTTTACAATACTAGCACTTAAAAATGAATATTCTACTCTGGTAATCAAGCATATCGTTTCTATATTATTATCTAGACTATAATTCGTCTGAGCAATCTGCAACTCATATTCAAAGTCTGACACAGCTCTAAAACCTCTCACAATAATTGTAGCGTGCTTTTCCTTTAAAAAATCTACTAAAAGCCCAGAAAAACTATCTACTTCTACATTTTCCATATCTTTTGTCAATCTTTTCAATAACTCTACTCTTTCATCCGTTGAAAACAAAGGTTGTTTAGAATTATTTTTCAAAACTCCAACTATAAGCTTATCAACTAATTTAGCACTTCTTTTTATTATATCTAGATGTCCATTGGTTGCAGGGTCGAAACTTCCTGGATAAACTGCAATTCTCACTATTAGACCACTCCTTAAAATAATTTCTAATCTACTTTATGACTATGCTTAATAAATGTAAATTTATTAGTTCTAAAAAGTTTTTCCTTTGATATTTCATACTTTGTATCATCAATAAAAACAAATGTAGTATCTATAGAACTTTCACATATTATCATACCATCTCTGTCAAGTAAATCATTTTGCTCTATTAGTGAAATCACTTTACTCTCCCAACCTTTATCATAAGGCGGATCCATAAAAATTATATCAAATTTTTCATTATTAGTATAAAATTTATTAAGGGCATGTATTACATCAATTTTATAAATCTTAGCCATATCACTTAACTTCGTCTTTTCCAAATTATCTTTGATACATTTCAACGAATCAATACTTTTTTCAACAAAAGCCGCACTGCCAGCTCCTCTGCTTAGAGCTTCTATACCAATAGCTCCACTCCCACTAAACAAATCTAGAAATCTACTATCATATACATCAACATTAATAATATTGAATAAAGTTTCTTTTGTTCTATCAGTAGTTGGCCTAACATCTAAACCTTTTGGAGTTATTAAATTAATTCTTCTTGCTTTTCCTGCTATTACTCTCATATGTAATCCTTCCTGTTAAGGCTGTGCCTCGTTCCCCAAAAGGGATTATCTTATAAAATAAAAAAAGTTACACATTATTATTTTAACCTATTAACAATAATTGTCAATAAGTATTATGTCTTAATCAAAATTTTTATCAAAATATGTTAAAACAAAAAGATGAGCATAGCCCATCTTTCATATATTGTAGATTAATATTAAATATCTGTTATTATTGACCCATTAAACTTTGTTCAGCTTTTTCGATCATTTTTTTAACCATGTATCCACCAACTGAACCGTTTTGGTATGATGTTAAGTCACCATTATATCCTTGTTTTAAAGGTACTCCTATTTCGTTTGCTACTTCATATTTAAATTTTGATAAAGCTTCTCTTGCTTCTGGAACTACGTTTTTAGCCATTACTAGACCCTCCAATTCTTACAATGTTGTTTTTTTGTAACGCCTCTTCGAAGAGTTGTTTAATTAGGTTACGATATTATTATGTGTATATTTAATAATAATACACTAGCAAATATTGTTTTTAAATCTAATCTTTTCTAGTAATTCTATTTACAATCCATATTATTACATTAATGTAATAATATTCCATTATAAGGATATCTGTTCTATTCTTTTTGTAAAATATCTTTTCATTTTATGATTTAGATACTTATTTTCTTCTGATTCCAGATACTTGTCATTGGATAATATCTCTTTTGCTAATCCATTGGCTTCTTTCAATATATCTATGTCCCTGAATATATCTCCGATGATGAATTCTGGAAGACCATGTTGTTTTAAACCAAACACATCTCCTGGACCTCTTAACTTAAGATCGTATTCTGATATGACAAAACCATCTGTATGCTTACACATTATATCCATTCTTTTCTTGGTAATCGTATTTTTAGAATCAGTAATCAACACACAATATGATTTGTATTTACCTCTACCTACTCTTCCTCTTAATTGGTGTAATCCAGCCAAACCAAACCTTTCAGCATTTTCAATAATCATTAAAGTAGCATTAGGAACATTGACTCCTACCTCAATTACAGTAGTTGACACCAAGATATCAATCTCATTATTACTAAATCTTTCCATAATATCATTTTTTTCTTTGGCTTTCATTTTACCATGGATATACTCTACTTTTATTTTATTATCAATTCTTTCCTTTATCTTATCGCTATATGAAACAACCGATTCAAGTTCTAGTGTTTCGGAGTCTTCAACCATAGGACAAATAATATATACTTGTCTACCATTATTAATTTCTCCTTCAATAAAAGAATATATACGTTCTCTATAAGAAGTATTTACTGCATAGGTTTCTATTTTTTGCCTGCCTGGAGGCATTTCATCTATGATTGAAACGTCCATATCTGAGTATACTATAAGTGCCAGTGTTCGTGGAATCGGTGTTGCACTCATTACAAGTATATGAGGATATTTCCCTTTATCTGACAAATTCTCTCTTTGCTTCACACCGAATCTATGCTGCTCATCAGTAATAGCTAATGCCAGATTATTGAATTCAACTTTTTCTTGTATCAGAGCATGTGTACCAATCAATATACTTATTTCGCCATTTTTCAATTTTTTATAAATTTCATCTTTTTGTTTTTTAGTCATTGAACCCACTAGAAGCTCAACATTTACACCCATAGGATCAAGCAGCTTGGTTATTGAATTATAATGCTGTTTAGCCAATACCTCAGTAGGTGCCATCATACAGGCTTGATAATTATTGTCTGCTACGTACAAAAGCGCTAGAGCCGCTATTATTGTCTTGCCTGAACCAACATCACCTTGTACTAATCTATTCATAGCTTTATTGGATTTTAGTTCATCCTTTATCTCTTTCCATACCTTTTGCTGAGCACCTGTTAAATCATAAGGCAATGATTCTATCAATATTTTTTCGTTAGGTATATCATTGATATTAAATTCATTAATTACATCATTAGTATGTTCTTTTATGAGATTTATCCCTAAAGCAAATAATAGGAATTCATCAAAAATAAGTCTTTTTTTGGCAGTCTCTAGTGATTCATAGTCATCTGGATCATGAATTTGCCTTATAGAATAATTATATTCTGCCAAGTTATATTTCTCTCTAACTTCATTTGGTAGAAATTCCTTTAATTGGTTTCTAGTATACTCAATGGCTTGCTTAATACTACCAGTCATAAAATTCATTGATATGTCTTTTATAAGAGGGTAAATGGGTTTTAGATGATTAATACTCTCACTGTACTTATTAATCTCTATTATCTGTGGAGAACTCATCTGAACTATATTATACTTGTATTGTATCTTACCCTTGAAAACATATTTAGCCCCTATTTTTAATTTGTTCTTAAGATAAGGCTGCGAAAACCAGATTGCAAATATCTCTCCCGTATTATCCCTGATCTTAGTCTTAGTCAATACCATATTTCTTTTTCTGATATTTTGTGTAGGAAAACATATGGTCCCCTCTATAACATTAATCTCGTCCATTTTTATTTCTGATATTTTTGTTATTGGCATGTTTCTTTCATAATCTCTTGGATAATAATTCAATAGATTTTCTATAGTTCTAATACCCATTTTATCTAATAATTTACTTTTTTTATCTCCTATACCTTTCAAAACAACAACAGGTAAGTTAGTATTCATAAAAAAGTCACCCTTTAACTCTTTTTTTATCTTGGTTTTATAATTAAATAAAAGAGACTGTTCCACAATACATTTTACTTCAATAGCCAGTAAGATAGATTGCTATCTTATGGAAATCGATTGCTGTAAAAATAATTATTGTGAGACAGCCATCTGTAATTAATCAACTATAATCTTCAATTGTTCCTATCTATTCAACTGATAGAATATAGTAATATAAAGGTTGACCACCATAATGTACTTCAACATCACAGTCTTCAAATTTTTCCTCTATATATTTACCAAAATCATCTGCTACGTTTTCATCAACTTCTTCACCGTAATAAATAATAACTAATTCGCTATCATCATCAACCAACTGCTCCACCAATTCTTTTGCAGCAGTATCTAATTCTTTTTCTACAGCGAGGATTTTATCATTACCTATTCCAAGTATATCTCCTTCTTTGATCTCTTTCTCATCAATGCTGGTATCTCTTACAGCAAAAGTAAGTTGACCAGTGGAAACATCAGTCATTGAATCTTCCATATTGGTTATATTATCATCAACACTATTTTCATGTTCATAGCTAATCATGGCTGATATACCTTGAGGAATTGATTTTGAAGGGATAACTATTACATTTTTATCTTCACATAATTCGCTTGCTTGTTTAGCAGCTAATATAATATTTTTATTATTTGGAAGAACAAATACATTATCAGCATTTACTTGTTT
The window above is part of the Vallitalea guaymasensis genome. Proteins encoded here:
- a CDS encoding ATPase, whose product is MSSIMDLINEMEDYFESCSKVPFSNKIMVNPEVIYELMTDMRLKLPEEIKRCQRVIDEKDKIIMDAKKNAENVEKETENKMLELINEHEIMQQAYSEAEIILTEAKNTSRELKLGAYEYADEIISKIEESTKETLFETHKVYEQLEEFMKIQLETLNENRQDLQNRKVKKKST
- a CDS encoding alpha/beta-type small acid-soluble spore protein, which gives rise to MAKNVVPEAREALSKFKYEVANEIGVPLKQGYNGDLTSYQNGSVGGYMVKKMIEKAEQSLMGQ
- the rsmD gene encoding 16S rRNA (guanine(966)-N(2))-methyltransferase RsmD, yielding MRVIAGKARRINLITPKGLDVRPTTDRTKETLFNIINVDVYDSRFLDLFSGSGAIGIEALSRGAGSAAFVEKSIDSLKCIKDNLEKTKLSDMAKIYKIDVIHALNKFYTNNEKFDIIFMDPPYDKGWESKVISLIEQNDLLDRDGMIICESSIDTTFVFIDDTKYEISKEKLFRTNKFTFIKHSHKVD
- the coaD gene encoding pantetheine-phosphate adenylyltransferase; the encoded protein is MRIAVYPGSFDPATNGHLDIIKRSAKLVDKLIVGVLKNNSKQPLFSTDERVELLKRLTKDMENVEVDSFSGLLVDFLKEKHATIIVRGFRAVSDFEYELQIAQTNYSLDNNIETICLITRVEYSFLSASIVKEVAMYGGDISKMVPLETAEYMNKKFKDNKS
- a CDS encoding nucleotidyltransferase, with the protein product MNTVGIVAEYNPFHNGHLYQLEQAKKMTNSQYTVIIMSGNFVQRGEPSIVNKWTRTRMALLNGADLVIELPVHFSTSSAEFFSFASVKLLDDLGIIDNLCFGSELGNTNELEEIASILCNEPEYFKEKLSNYLKEGFSFATARSHALTDYLTDHHILDLPKDELTQIIKSPNNILGIEYMKSLLKLNSKIKPYAVKRVGASYHGDNISDNLSSASAIRKILKKSPSDLNTLAKYMPSLAYDLLETSIEAGEGPIFFDDCSSLINYKLKVSTKDQMENCIDVSEGIQNRFKKAVINYSTISDIIGYTRTRRYPISRIQRTLLHILLSLHKEDFWNFVENGFAQYVKILGFRKDSSDLLKSLKTNCNLPIISNVKDSINVLNDTGLKMLKDEIKCSDIYNIIIGDKYGTPCKNDYSQPIIII
- the recG gene encoding ATP-dependent DNA helicase RecG translates to MNTNLPVVVLKGIGDKKSKLLDKMGIRTIENLLNYYPRDYERNMPITKISEIKMDEINVIEGTICFPTQNIRKRNMVLTKTKIRDNTGEIFAIWFSQPYLKNKLKIGAKYVFKGKIQYKYNIVQMSSPQIIEINKYSESINHLKPIYPLIKDISMNFMTGSIKQAIEYTRNQLKEFLPNEVREKYNLAEYNYSIRQIHDPDDYESLETAKKRLIFDEFLLFALGINLIKEHTNDVINEFNINDIPNEKILIESLPYDLTGAQQKVWKEIKDELKSNKAMNRLVQGDVGSGKTIIAALALLYVADNNYQACMMAPTEVLAKQHYNSITKLLDPMGVNVELLVGSMTKKQKDEIYKKLKNGEISILIGTHALIQEKVEFNNLALAITDEQHRFGVKQRENLSDKGKYPHILVMSATPIPRTLALIVYSDMDVSIIDEMPPGRQKIETYAVNTSYRERIYSFIEGEINNGRQVYIICPMVEDSETLELESVVSYSDKIKERIDNKIKVEYIHGKMKAKEKNDIMERFSNNEIDILVSTTVIEVGVNVPNATLMIIENAERFGLAGLHQLRGRVGRGKYKSYCVLITDSKNTITKKRMDIMCKHTDGFVISEYDLKLRGPGDVFGLKQHGLPEFIIGDIFRDIDILKEANGLAKEILSNDKYLESEENKYLNHKMKRYFTKRIEQISL